The sequence below is a genomic window from Colletotrichum destructivum chromosome 4, complete sequence.
CGAAGCTGCAAGGCAGTCTGAAGAAAGCAAAGTCATCTGTGCCTGGACACCTGCATGGCTTCCCTCTTGGCCTTGAATGTACACTATTTGACAACAACGCAGCCATTCCCTTGCTTCTTGCTTGCATGAAGATCAGGGTGTCCTGGAGGCTGGCCGAGAGACGCGAGAGGAATGAGCTAAaagggaaagaggggggCTCGTGGGGCCATGGAGAGAAATGGGAGGTGGGTGTGAGTGCAGCCAGCGGATGGCATGATGGGCGTGAGAAAATGGGGACGAAGTACCGGTACGGGAGGCCTGTTGACCCTTGGCAAAATACCTAGGTACAGTAGCGTATGTATCTAGGTGTTCGGTTGATGGGGATGGGCAATGCAACCTGACGTCTTTGGTAAAAGCGAAACGGTGTCGATCCACGGGTGGGAGCGGAATTGAGGGAAAGGTCGGCGGGGAGAAGCGACTTCGGAGGGTGTGAAGCAAGGCGATGAACCATGGCAGCGAGCGGTGCGCTGGAGACAATGCGGAAGGAGGTCGGAAGGAGGTGAGAAAATTTTGCATGCTGAAGAAGCAAAAATGCTCCTTTCCGTAATCTTATCTGATCCAGAGATTTGATTGATTAGATCAATGGCCCTAACCTATCCGACGACGCAGCGGGGGGTCTAGGTGGGTTCTTTGATCTGTGCCTACGGGGCCGTTCCATTTTCTCAGTGGCTACTGGGTGGGGCGACAGGGGCGGGAGAAGGAGCTGCAAACGCCATTGACCAGTTTGGGGACCGACCTTCCTCGAGTCTTTGTCCACTTCCAATGCAATCACACATGTCAAGAGAAGAGAACCCTCAAGTCCGACATGCCTTGATGATACCCACCCACCCAAGCGTTCGatccatcgccatcgccatcgccatcgccgttcTACTTCCCACATCCCACACCATACACTAGTCCATGGTCAGCGCTACACGACGTAGTATTGCACTCCCTGACACAAATGACCACGAGATTTATGGCTATGTCCCATCTATCTAACATACTCACTTAGTCGCTCTGGCTGATGCGTGCAAATCTCCTGCCATGACGAGGGTGGCTCTGCAATTGTTCGCAAAAGCCCCCCCTTCTACGGATACATGGTCCACGGCTCGCTCGACTTGGCATGAAGCAACTGCCAGTTCGGTCTAGCCCGCCGCTGACTGCATGCCTTGACTAAGGTCCCCAAAGAAACCCTGCTAAGGTTCTGCGCCGTACATGTGCACCGAGTCCGCAACTTCCCGCGGTGTGGCGCCCGACTTGGGAGCCAGCAGCGCCAGATTCTACCATGCTTGCAGGCTTGCCCAGCCAGGCCAGCCCGGCCGGGGGTTGAGGAGAACTCGCTTGCCTCTCGCTGGATCCAGACGATCCCCGAAAGACGTTCCTCGGTGACGCAGATGCAGGACCCGGGATATGGggagtgggggggggggggttctgCCGTATGGAACCAGGCCAGCTATTTCTGCCATGCGGCCCGAGAGGATGGGCAGTGTCGTACGAAGATCGTGAAGACAGTATTCTACTTGCCATAGACAACCACAACGAAGACAACAACCGACAGACTGCGTTTTTGGTATCCCTTTCAAGCCCGTGCTCCCTGTCAGTCCTGCCAGTATCCAAACTCGTCTGTCGACACAATGGCGGTAGAACCATCATCGATCCCGGCTTCTGAGCCCTTCGCCCCGGCGCAGAGACTGTCCATCCTCCACGGCCCCCGTGACCCCCCTCTGGTTGATCTCAGCCTGGGAGAGCTTCTGGAGCTCCAGACCTACCAGCACGGCACAAAGGAATGCTTGGTCATTCCATGGACCGGTGCACGATGGACGTACAACGAGCTGAACCAGCAGAGCTTGCTGCTCGCCCAAGCACTGTTGAAGATGGGCATCAAGTCTGGCGACAGAGTGGGCGTCATGGCCGGCAACTGCGAGCAATAcgcggccatcttcttcgccgtgGCGAGAAtcggcgccatcctcgtcatcttgAACAACACGTACACGCCCAGCGAGGCCATGTACGCTGTTGATTTCTCAGGTGGGCTTTTGTTGCAGCTGTAGGCAGGACCCGAGCTAATGTGTTTTGTGTTGATAGAATGCAAGGTCCTGTTCACGACCAAGCAGATCGGCAGGCTCGACAACACAAGGTTCTTGACCCAATTGGCAAATAAGGTCAACCGGCCCAAGGTTATCATGATCAGGGGCGACACGAGCGGATACCAGACATACGACGAACTCATCAAGTCAAGCTCAAGGCAGAGCCCGAGAGAGCTTCATCTCGCCATGAGCAAGGTGGTTCCGCACCAGGTCTGCAACCTTCAGTTTACCAGCGGCACTACTGGTCGTCCCAAGGCTGCCATGCTCACTCACCAGTAAGTTTGCCCAAATCACTTGCTGGATCGTATGTCCCTGACATTGGCTCTAGCAACGTCGTCAACAACGCCCGCTTCATTGGTGACCGCATGCGCCTGAGCCCCGAGGACGTGCTctgctgcccccctccgCTGTTCCActgcttcggcctcgtcctcggtctCCTGTCAGTCATCACACACGGTGCCAAGATTGTCTACCCGGCCGAGGTTTTCGACACAAAGGCGACGCTGAAGGCCATTCTCGAGGAGGATTGCACAGCGCTTCACGGCGTGCCCGCCATGTTTGACTCCCTGTTTCAGGCGGCGCCCGACGACTTTAGATCTTCAAAGATCCGCACCGGTATCGTTGCCGGCGCCCCAGTACCCCGGTACTTGATGGAGTTGATGGTCAACCGTCTCGGCATGCGGGAGTTTACCAGCAGCTACGGACTCACCGAGGCCTCGCCCACGTGCTTCAACGCCTTCACGGATGACGCTCTGGGCAAGAGACTGACGACTGTGGGTACGCTCATGCCCCACGCGTCGGCCAAGATTGTCGATAGAGACGGCAACATCGTGCCCATGGGCCAGCGCGGCGAGCTGTGCATGGCCGGCTACCAGCTGCAAGCCGGTTACTGGAACAACTCGGAGAAGACCAACGAGGTCATGGTCCGTGATGCCGCCGGTGTCTTGTGGCTCCACACTGGtgacgaggccgtcttcgacgacgacggctaCTGCTCAATCACAGGACGTTTCAAGGACATAATCATCCGAGGTAAGCCATAGAGCAGAGTCCCTCACCGATTTCCCTTCGCCCACTGACATATCCTCCCCCCAGGCGGTGAGAACATCTACCCCCTGGAGATCGAGGAGCGCTTGATGGCCCACCCGTCCATCTCGCaagccatcgtcgtcggcctcaaGGACGAGCATTACGGCGAAGTAGTCGGCGCCTTTGTGCAGCGGGCCGAGAACTCGGAGAAGCCGACGTTCCAGGAGCTCAAGGACTGGGTGCgcgagcgcctcggcggGCACAAGAGCCCGGCGCACATCTTCTggctcggcgaggatggcgtgcCAGCCAACGTGCCGCTGACAGGCAGCGGCAAGGTGCGCAAGTTCGAGATGGCAAaagtcggcgacgagctcctcaAGAAGAGCAGGACCGTCTCTGCCAAGTTGTGATTCCACGCCTGGTTTGAtacgagacgagacgaggcgCGTGTAAGTGTTGAGAGCGATACCATGCGAAAAGTTTTTTGATGTTTCTTGTTTTTTGTTTCCTGTTGTTTGTTGTTTCTCGCCGTGGCAATCGCGACTGCCTGGTTTTTGAATTGGCTGCATAGGTTTAGACGTGTCGTTGAACAGAGTTTTTGATCGCCAGAATATGTGCAAACCCTTTTCTCACTTGGTGGAAAGTCTATTGCCGTCGCATTCGGTGTCCCACTTTCTCCGGATTGCAGATGCCACGCGTTTGCCTGGTCGCAAACCGCACTTGTCCGAGGTTATGCTTAatcgtgtgtgtgttggtggTCTTGGCGCTACCGCGAGTGCGTGATGAGTAATGCACAAAGATTTCTTCAAGGTTTGCAACGTGCAGCAGGTGAGGCCAAATTCAACTGCAGTCATGCTGTGACTCCTTTCTTCCGTTTTGGGAAGGTCGCGAGTTTCTCAACCTCAATTTCCCTCCAAAAAACACGTACGAGAAGcgtttttttttccccttccaaAGCGGAGTGAATGAGTCACCTGGATTCCAGTCTCATCGTCGGTCTTGTATCATTTTGACTTGTAACGCATAAGAACGTGAAGAGAAGTACGATCCGCTCATGAGGTTCCCTTCTCATATCGCCACCAGCAACCTTGACTTAAACAGGCAACTTTCCCATCTTTGTCAATCCGTGCTGTCCGCCCTCCACCGGAAAAGAGGCTGCTTTCAAAACCAATTTTTTAACTTTGACCATTTTGAAAACTCTCGGTGAAAATATCAGCTAATTTACCACTAGCACGCACGTCTTACCCGATCAAGCTGCAACAATGCCTCAATCAACCACCCCCTCCACGACACTCCTCTCACTAGCACAGGCCTACCCTCATGAACCGGCACACCTCCACAGCGTCATCATCCCCCAACTGGCCCACCGCCTCCGTCTAGCAGCCCTCTGGTCCATCGCGCCCTCGACCAAAGTCCTCGACATTGGCTGCGGCCAGGGCGACtcggccctcgtcctctcgCACGCCGTGACCCCGTCGACCCCCGATGGTGCCATCGACGCATCCGGCACCGGGACCATAGCCGGAGCAACCCCCGGTCCCACACCCGGACACGTCACGGCGCTGGACCCCGCACCGGGTGACTACGGTGCACCGTacaccctcgccgaggcccagtCCCAtatcctctcctcctccccctaCGGCGCGCACATCGCCTTCCACCGGTCCGACGCGCCGAGCTACCTCGCGTCCAACCCGTCCGCGAGCTTCGACTCGGCGACCCTGTGCCATTCGCTGTGGTACTTCCcgtcccgcgccgccgtcgtcgccctcttcggcgcCCTGCACTCGTCGCGACGCATCGGGAGGCTGTGCTTCGCCGAGTACTGCCCGCAGGCCCGGACCCCGTCCCAGAAGCCGCACGAGATGGCGGTTGCGGCGCAGGCGCGGCTCCACGCGCTCCGCGAGGCCCGGGGGAAGTCCGAGCTGAGTGAGGCCAATGTCCGCTGTGCGCTGGACCCGGAGGAGCTGGTGGCCCTGGCGCGGGAGGCCGGCTGGGTGCTGAAGGAGAGGGGGTCGGTCGACACGCCGGGGATGCTGGACGGGCAGTGGGAGGTCGGCTCTGTGCTTGCTCCCGACTGGGCGGAGGAGGTCATTAGGGAGGGCTTGGGGggagaggccgaggaggagcttcTGGGCTGTGTTGCTAAGATCAAGGCTGCTGTTGCCGACTTGAAGAAGGACGGGGAGAAGATTGAGACGTTGGATGCTGCGTGGGTGGTCATGGAGCGCTGAGGGCTCTGGGTCACACACAGCAACACATCACCGACAGCCCTGGACAGGATACGGAGTACGCGGCGCCCCCGGTGCCAGACTCCCATTAGAGACATGCAAGAGAAGAATGATACTGTGTAACCGCTGCTTCCAACGCACCCCTCGaatccccccctcccttacACGACGTTGCCTTTGGTCTGCTTGAAATCCTTCACGCGAAGGTCTTTCCAAACGCCCACGCAGGCTATGGCAAGAGCCAAAACAGCCGTCGAGGCTATGAGCATGGTTTTCTGTGTGTCGCCGTAAGCACGGACAATGGCATCCCGGGTCGCCGATCCGACTGGGTAAGATCTTTGTACCTCAAGGGCCCCGTATATCGCGGTGAAGTTCCCCTTGGTTTCAGCGGGGAGATACTTCATGAGCCTCTTGGGGAAGATATCTTGCCAGATGGCTGCGGCCACTGTGGCGCCAATGGCCCCGCCGATACTGGCAAACATTCCCCCAATGGCCAGGACCACCGCAAGGTACTGATGCTCCACGACGGCCATGACAGCCATCTCCTCGCAAATGGCAAGCGTCCCGCCGGCGAAAGCAATCATGATTTGGCACATGACGATGTATCCAATGCTGATGCCTGGCTGTTCGAAGTGGATCATGAGACCGACGCCCAGTATAGTGAGTGGTACGCCAAAGTACCAGGCGAGCCACCTGAAGCGGCCAGACAGGCGGATGGCAATACCAACGGGGATGCACCAGATGCAGGACCCAACGCTATAGATGTTGGTGATATAAGTTGCCGTCGTGAgatcgaggtcgtcgactACCTGTAGGAAAGAAATGTAATAGGAGTCCCGGAGATTATGGCTAATGAATATGACGGTGGCGAGGGCGCAGGCGCCAAGTATCGTGCGGTTGGTCAAGAGGCCCCAGGGGAGGTACTTGACAGGCGCGAAGAATCTCTCCCATAGGGCGAAAGTCACGAGGAGACTGCCACCGATAGTCATCATTGCAATGATCTTGGGTGATCTCCACAATTCAGGTTGTCTCTGGTAGAGGTTGAACGGCagcaggaagagggcgaaACCGGCAGTGACAAGGAAGAGGCCAATGACATCGAACTGAACGAAGTTGTGCCGAATGATCTCCTAAGTGTCTTGGCGTCTCTTTTCCACCACAACGAGGTCCTGCCTTTTGGCTTGGTAGTAGCTGTAAACAAAGATGCCGAAGAGCGGCATTGTGACGACAGGGATGACGATGGAAAATATGCCAAATCCCCAAGCCAATCCagggccgacgaggatgctTTTCCCAATTGGACCGCCGAGCCAGGCCGTGATGATGTTAGGTGAAAGTGCAAAAGCAAGCATGAGTCCTCGGTTCTTGAGTGCCGAAGTGTCTGCAATGAAGATGCTCATGGTATATGAGAGACCACTATATCTGGTCTAGGCATTAGCAGAACATCTCAAGCCGTGCCACCCCCCGTATATGTCTTATGagcccctccctcaccccgCATATCCATCGACATGAACATACATAGTATTGCTGCAGGACCCCACGGCCAAGCAAGGGTCATTCAGGGTGAGCCGAGCAGTGGAGAGTGGAAAGACTTACCCAACCGAGTAGAAGACATGTGCGGCGGTGTACATGGCGAGGTTCTTGCAAGACGCCATCATGACCAAGCCAGTGGTCAAGAGGGCAACGCAGAAGGCGTAGCCATGAGGACGACCCCAGATATCGAGCACCTTGGCGAGCGGCAACTTCATCAGGCCACCGATCAGACTAGCCATAACATGTATGGTGGCTGTGGAAGCATGCTTCTGGAAGCGCCCCGTGACATAGGGGGTCAGTGCAAACGCCATGCCCTGTTGCGTATTATTGACAAAGTAAATGAGCCACATCATGGCGTAGGCGGTGATGAGCGTTTTCCGAGACCAGGCCTTCGTCGTGGCCTCTATTTTCTGAACGCCAGCGGGGGCGTCCTGGGGAATGTTATCGTCGTCTAAGTAGCTGGAGTGGTTCTTCCGGCTGGAAGCCGAAGCATCTGCTTCTTTCGAGCGGCTCATACTGATGTCGATAGGGGCTGGGCCCAAGGGTGTGTAAAGGATGCTTACGCAGCTGCAAGATTCAATCTTTAGGATGGTCCAAGTAAGTTAGCAGTCTACAAACGAGGTACCTGGGTCATCATCACCGAACGTGCTGGGAATGGATCCGGAGCGTGGGCAGGCAAGAGGAATGCAACGACGACCTGGTACTATCTAGGCCTTGTACGCACTTGATACGCTCCTTCCGATTTGGTAAACTGCGCAAATCGTCCTTAGAAGGATCTCAGACAAGGCAAGAGAAAGCCATCCAGGCCTGGGTCATTTACATGTAAACACGTTCCTTCCCAATGTACGTGCCAGCCTTTCTTCCCAACAACATCTTAGTCGTACGGCGTCTCGTTTCTCATTCAATATCCGTAATTCCGTGGTCACCCAATTTCCATGTGCacaaaaagagaaaagaacCCCCCCCTATCGGATCTCAATACGAGCGATGAACGAGACGCAGCAATGAAACAGTTTCACGAAGGGCGCAGCGTGCAAGTCCATCTGCAACGTttggggaggaagaggaaagagcTCAATCACAGGAGGGGAACGAGCTCCACAACCATGTCCGGTCTGTACACATTCGGTGTACTTTGTGCAGTTAGAGGGGGCGATGGCCCAGAGTTTGCGATGGGTGACCTGGATGGCGCACAACCGTACATGTTTAGCGCTGTGAGCTGCAACGAGCTGCAGCCACCTCCGCTGGACACGCTGATCAACTTGTTACACGCCGATATTGCCGACCGACACCAGATCAACAGCACTAAAGCTCACCTAAGCTCCATCGAGGCATCACCAATGAGACGCCATGGCCCATGAGTCGAGGTTTTTCCAACTTATCAATCGCAGTGGGGCCGGGTCCTTTTTTTTACCACCATTTACACTATGAGTACACTACGTACGATGGGTTGTACTGGTGACGGTGAGCGTGGACCTTGCGTGGGCAACGGAGACAATTGGGGCGACGATATCCTTGATGTTCTGCCAAGTTTCTAGAGAGGGTCGCATCTCAGCCCGACTCGTGAGATGGCATGGTTCCAAGCCGAGGGTATTttgaagaaggaaaaagggAGTGTCGGCACGGTCAGCATTAGGactcctcgaggccgaagacggccgaTTGACGGGCGGCAGATGAGACTTGGCACACGGGCAGTCCCGGCCACGGCACAGTCTCCAGTTCGATACAGAACAGAAGCCCGAGGTTCGACAACGGATTGACGAATCCTGAAAGCTTGTGGTAAGAAGAAAATACCAAATATCCCTGCTCCTCCGACTCTGGAAGAGCGAAAGGCGCTGTGACCTGTCCCACGCAgtggggaggaagagagtcAGGTCCCTTGGTCGCAAGAGGAGCGTGATTTTCCCACGGATGCACCAAAATAGGCACCTTCGCCCGAATCTGACCCTGTACCAGCTGCTGCTAGGTGCACCCCTAATCATCCAGGTACCTAAATGTCATGAGCATGGGTACCTCAGGCTCGAGAGGTTGAAGAAGACCCTCGATGTGGGTACTTCGTACCGGTACAGGCTACAAGCGGTACCCACTGACATGGAGCCATCCATGAGAAAATTTTGCCTTTGATCTTATCAGATCCGGCTGGCGCGCGCTCCAAGTGGACAAGCGCCACTCGGACGTCGGAGATATGACCGAACTAGGTTCTGATAGAGTTATCAGATCCGCTGAGTACAAGCCAGTGCCACACCGGCTTCCCTGCAGAAAAtaagagagaaagaaaaaaacaaaccGGAAGCCAAGCCACGCACGCAACTGGCTTCGTTGCGACAACCACGAGGGATGACCACGACAAGCCCCAT
It includes:
- a CDS encoding Putative AMP-dependent synthetase/ligase domain, AMP-binding, AMP-binding enzyme domain, ANL, with the protein product MAVEPSSIPASEPFAPAQRLSILHGPRDPPLVDLSLGELLELQTYQHGTKECLVIPWTGARWTYNELNQQSLLLAQALLKMGIKSGDRVGVMAGNCEQYAAIFFAVARIGAILVILNNTYTPSEAMYAVDFSECKVLFTTKQIGRLDNTRFLTQLANKVNRPKVIMIRGDTSGYQTYDELIKSSSRQSPRELHLAMSKVVPHQVCNLQFTSGTTGRPKAAMLTHHNVVNNARFIGDRMRLSPEDVLCCPPPLFHCFGLVLGLLSVITHGAKIVYPAEVFDTKATLKAILEEDCTALHGVPAMFDSLFQAAPDDFRSSKIRTGIVAGAPVPRYLMELMVNRLGMREFTSSYGLTEASPTCFNAFTDDALGKRLTTVGTLMPHASAKIVDRDGNIVPMGQRGELCMAGYQLQAGYWNNSEKTNEVMVRDAAGVLWLHTGDEAVFDDDGYCSITGRFKDIIIRGGENIYPLEIEERLMAHPSISQAIVVGLKDEHYGEVVGAFVQRAENSEKPTFQELKDWVRERLGGHKSPAHIFWLGEDGVPANVPLTGSGKVRKFEMAKVGDELLKKSRTVSAKL
- a CDS encoding Putative S-adenosyl-L-methionine-dependent methyltransferase superfamily produces the protein MPQSTTPSTTLLSLAQAYPHEPAHLHSVIIPQLAHRLRLAALWSIAPSTKVLDIGCGQGDSALVLSHAVTPSTPDGAIDASGTGTIAGATPGPTPGHVTALDPAPGDYGAPYTLAEAQSHILSSSPYGAHIAFHRSDAPSYLASNPSASFDSATLCHSLWYFPSRAAVVALFGALHSSRRIGRLCFAEYCPQARTPSQKPHEMAVAAQARLHALREARGKSELSEANVRCALDPEELVALAREAGWVLKERGSVDTPGMLDGQWEVGSVLAPDWAEEVIREGLGGEAEEELLGCVAKIKAAVADLKKDGEKIETLDAAWVVMER
- a CDS encoding Putative major facilitator superfamily, MFS transporter superfamily; the encoded protein is MSRSKEADASASSRKNHSSYLDDDNIPQDAPAGVQKIEATTKAWSRKTLITAYAMMWLIYFVNNTQQGMAFALTPYVTGRFQKHASTATIHVMASLIGGLMKLPLAKVLDIWGRPHGYAFCVALLTTGLVMMASCKNLAMYTAAHVFYSVGYSGLSYTMSIFIADTSALKNRGLMLAFALSPNIITAWLGGPIGKSILVGPGLAWGFGIFSIVIPVVTMPLFGIFVYSYYQAKRQDLVFDVIGLFLVTAGFALFLLPFNLYQRQPELWRSPKIIAMMTIGGSLLVTFALWERFFAPVKYLPWGLLTNRTILGACALATVIFISHNLRDSYYISFLQVVDDLDLTTATYITNIYSVGSCIWCIPVGIAIRLSGRFRWLAWYFGVPLTILGVGLMIHFEQPGISIGYIVMCQIMIAFAGGTLAICEEMAVMAVVEHQYLAVVLAIGGMFASIGGAIGATVAAAIWQDIFPKRLMKYLPAETKGNFTAIYGALEVQRSYPVGSATRDAIVRAYGDTQKTMLIASTAVLALAIACVGVWKDLRVKDFKQTKGNVV